A stretch of Ipomoea triloba cultivar NCNSP0323 chromosome 11, ASM357664v1 DNA encodes these proteins:
- the LOC115995692 gene encoding uncharacterized protein LOC115995692, with amino-acid sequence MAEISEFKYAYFISGVEIIRIKIPMTSNSFKHEVELVFSNPSQPLPRDAKTCFQTSKFNTINSDSEWEDCKSMVDKFKEKNIPFPFLHVGDMGISNELADNTWILVALNGGVLPIAYNVHLSDKGDIDPISHRVLAELHTSDVHKYGLENDWKQLADMGGGRFCVMCCALDEDFLIYGFEIDFELEWTIQSDKTKVSSSSIIFKMEFDHNYPIPLKSQLTGFCIASAPPPLASPSSAPPPLVSPDSEDQDKNDRKSKRKWGSGLFVYLLPTMSALLLHLIWGR; translated from the exons ATGGCGGAAATCTCAGAATTCAAATATGCTTATTTCATTTCCGGAGTAGAAATAATTCGGATTAAAATCCCTATGACATCTAATAGTTTTAAACACGAAGTCGAGCTTGTGTTCTCTAATCCATCTCAACCTCTTCCAAGAG ACGCCAAGACTTGTTTTCAAACATCTAAGTTCAACACCATAAATTCAGATTCAGAATGGGAGGATTGCAAGTCCATGGTGGACaaatttaaagagaaaaatattcctTTTCCCTTCTTACATGTTGGCGATATGGGGATTTCGAATGAATTGGCTGATAACACTTGGATTCTAGTCGCCCTTAATGGTGGTGTTCTGCCCATTGCATATAATGTTCACCTTAGTGATAAGGGTGATATTGATCCTATATCTCATAGGGTTCTGGCTGAACTTCATACTTCGGATGTTCATAAGTATGGCTTAGAAAATGATTGGAAACAATTAGCTGATATGGGAGGTGGAAGGTTTTGTGTGATGTGCTGTGCTTTAGATGAAGATTTTTTGATATACGGCTTCGAAATTGATTTTGAACTTGAATGGACCATTCAAAGTGATAAAACTAAAGTGAGTTCGTCatctattattttcaaaatggaatTCGATCATAATTACCCCATCCCTTTGAAGAGTCAACTTACCGGTTTCTGTATAGC CTCTGCTCCGCCTCCTCTTGCATCTCCTAGCtctgctcctcctcctcttgtATCTCCCGACAGTGAAGACCAAGACAAGAATGATAGGAAGAGTAAGAGAAAATGGGGGAGTGGATTGTTTGTATATTTACTTCCAACTATGTCAGCTCTGCTCCTCCACCTCATCTGGGGCCGCTGA